Sequence from the Methanobrevibacter boviskoreani JH1 genome:
AGGGCTTCACTTACTGCAAGCACAACATCTGCATTCTTTAAAACCTTCTTGATTATGTGGTGTGAATATGCTTTTTTATTATACAGTTCAAAAATATCGGATCCATGTGCTGTAACATATGTTTTTATTCCTTCTGATTTACCGACTTCAACAGCTATAAGACCTGCAGGCACTAGATAATGGCCATGGATAATGTCAATATCCTCTTTTTCAACTAGTTTTTTAAGTTCCTTTTTACCATTAATATAGAATCCTAATCCTCTAAGTCCTGGGATATTTATTCCTTTAGTTCCAATTACATGGATTCCATCAATATCCTTAATATCTTTGTGTGGATAGGTAATCACATATACCTCATGGCCTTTTTTAACTAATTCCTTTGCAAGTGAATGTATATGAACACCTACACCACCAATATGTGGTGGAAACTGACCTACCATAGCTATTTTCATTAAAACACCTTTAAATATTTCTAAAATTAACACTGTTTATAAAATTGTTTTAATATTTATCTATTTTATTTTTTAAAATTAGCTATTTATTAAAATTATTTTATTTGGGATTTCGTAAAATACGTGAAAAGTAGTTTATAAAAATATTATTTTAAATGTTAAAGTTGTAGAAATATGTGAAAAGTAGTTTTTTAAAAGAATTATTTTTAGGTTATTAATTGTAATAATATTTGAAAATTTTTTTTAAAATATTATTTTAAATGTTAAAGTTGTAGGATATGAAAAGTAGTTTAAAAGATTATTTTGGAAATAATCTTAAAAATTAAAAGAAGATATTTTAAACATTATCGGTTCCATTAACAAAGCATGTACTTACTTTCTTAGAATAACAATTTTTACAGTTAATGCATTTGGTTTCTGAACTTGTACCTGCTTTCCAATTTACTAGGAAATCTGGTTCTGCTACAAATGGTTTGCTCATTGAAATGTATTCGATATTTGTTGTATTTAAAACATTTTCAATGTTATCCTTGTCATTGAATCTTCCACCTAAAATAATTGGAATATTTGTATCGCCACTTAATTTATCTGCATAATCAATGAAAGGATTGCTGCCGTCACTTGTTGGGAATGTATTACTACGTGAAGTTAACTGTATACTGTCCGCACCATATTCTTCAAGTAATTTGCACATTTCCATACTCTCATCAAAACCTATTCCACCTTTTCTTCCGTCATTGGCATTTAGTTTTACATTTACGTGAATGTCATAGTTCTTCTTAATAACCCTGACGATTTCAAGTACAATCCTCATACGGTTAAAGGTCTTTCCACCATATTTGTCTTCTCTTTGATTGAAGTAGGGATTAATGAAATTACTTAAGTAGAAGTTATTTCCCATGTTTATTTGAATACCGTCAAATCCGGCAAATTCAAACTTTTTGGCAGCTAAGATTACATCTGTCTGGAATCGTCTTATACCTTCAAAACTTATATCATTTGGTGTGACTTTTTGATTAAGTCCGTCATTATACCAGAAGATTGCCAATTGTCCTAGAATAGGGACATTATATTTATGTGCTATGTTGGTGATTTCATTATAGTCCTTGACGAATCCCTTATAATTTACATTTGAGGAGTACTTTGCAAATCTGTCTCTTGAATCTATGCAGAAGAATTCTGAGTTGATTAGTCCCACTCCACTTTTTGCAATATTTTCATATCTATTAAATACAGCCTGATCTAGAATTCCATTTTCACTTTTTTGAGATTCCCACATTCCAGATCTGATTATCCTACTTTGAATATCAAAGTTTCCAAATTTACATTTATCAAATATTTTTTTCATGTTATCATCCGACTATAAAAATTAATAATTAATCTATATATTTAGATATATAAATATGATTGATTTTTAAACTTGTTTGATTTATTTTTTAAAATTAGTTTATTATAAAAGTTAAATTTATTGTTAAATTATTTTTTCCAAATTAAACTTATTTTTTCTAAATATTAAAATGAAAAAATTTTAATTTTAATTATTTTTTTATTTTGTTTTAATTTATTAATTTATATTTATTTATTTTATTAAAATATTGTTTAAATATTTTAAAAAGTTTAAAAAAATATTTGTAGATTGTTATATTAGAAAATTAGAATTTATATTATTTTTTTATGGTTTATAACTTTTTATTCTTTTTATTAACTTGTAAACATTCTATGAATTTTGTATCTAAAATTTTTTATAATAAATTATTTATATTATTAATATAAAATTTGATATTTTAAAATTTTAAATATTTTAAAATTTTTTGTTAATTATGGTGGTAATATATGCAATTAAAAAATTTTTATTGGATATTGTCAATTTTTCTAATTATCTCATTGTCTATAGGTTCTATTGTGGCAGTAGATTCTAATTCATTAACTAATTTGACTAATGTTGACAATTCTCATAGTAATAATACCGTTAATTATAATCAAGACAATGATAGTTATTTGGAAAATGAAAATGTGGTGAATAATAATGAGGATATTTTAAAATATGATGATTTAAATACAAGTTCTACAGTAAATGGTGGAATACGTAATATTTCTTTTACTAATGGATATAATGGGTATTGTATTAATATGTCTTTACATAATGCGGAATCTGGTCAAACATTTACTGTTACTAATACATCTAATATTATTAATCATTTAGATGGTTCTAATGTAGGGGAATATATTAAAATCTTGTTTTATAATTATTGGGATATTGTAAATTCTGATAAGACTGCTACTTCTGATGCAATTTGGAGATTTACAGATAGAACTTATATTCCATATACAGGTAGTGATTATGATGGTCCAGTTGTTTCTTTATTAGTTA
This genomic interval carries:
- a CDS encoding oxidoreductase, with the translated sequence MKKIFDKCKFGNFDIQSRIIRSGMWESQKSENGILDQAVFNRYENIAKSGVGLINSEFFCIDSRDRFAKYSSNVNYKGFVKDYNEITNIAHKYNVPILGQLAIFWYNDGLNQKVTPNDISFEGIRRFQTDVILAAKKFEFAGFDGIQINMGNNFYLSNFINPYFNQREDKYGGKTFNRMRIVLEIVRVIKKNYDIHVNVKLNANDGRKGGIGFDESMEMCKLLEEYGADSIQLTSRSNTFPTSDGSNPFIDYADKLSGDTNIPIILGGRFNDKDNIENVLNTTNIEYISMSKPFVAEPDFLVNWKAGTSSETKCINCKNCYSKKVSTCFVNGTDNV